The Euphorbia lathyris chromosome 3, ddEupLath1.1, whole genome shotgun sequence genome contains a region encoding:
- the LOC136221952 gene encoding protein IQ-domain 26-like: MGKAMRWMKGILGMKKGNGGDKENGDTSSSISISISSEKKEKKRWSFGKSPQNHSVKDGDWLRSYLAHTETEQNKHAIAVAAATAAAADAAVAAAQAAVAVVRLTSHGRGALYGGGGREKDKEKEKLAATKIQTVFRGYLARKALRALKGLVKIQALVRGYLVRKRAAATLHSMQALFRAQKSIRSQRARRSMDKENRFRPEKWRRKSVDRFDDARSEFHSRRLSASYEMNLSDESPKIVEIDTYKPRSRSRRVYTALSECSEELPYPHAVSSPLPCPVPARISIPDCKKNQDFDWYFTGEECKFSTAQSTPRFSNSVRANVPVTPAKSVCGDCYFRPYTNHPNYMASTQSFKAKLRSHSAPKQRPEPGPKKRLSLNEIMAARNSISSVRMQRSYSQFDESLDI, from the exons ATGGGAAAAGCTATGAGATGGATGAAAGGGATATTGGGGATGAAGAAAGGCAATGGAGGAGATAAAGAAAATGGAGATACTTCAagttcaatttcaatttcaatttcaagtgaaaagaaggagaagaaaagatGGAGTTTTGGGAAATCTCCACAAAATCATAGTGTCAAAGATGGTGATTGGCTTAGATCCTACCTTGCTCACACTGAAACTGAGCAGAATAAGCACGCAATTGCGGTGGCTGCTGCTACAGCTGCAGCAGCGGATGCGGCTGTTGCTGCTGCTCAGGCTGCTGTTGCAGTGGTGAGACTCACCAGCCATGGAAGAGGGGCTTTGTATGGTGGTGGAGGGAGGGAGAAGGAtaaggagaaggagaagttaGCTGCTACCAAAATTCAAACTGTTTTCAGAGGCTATTTG GCTCGAAAAGCTCTTCGCGCATTAAAAGGTCTAGTTAAGATACAAGCGCTTGTTCGAGGCTATCTGGTCCGAAAACGGGCTGCTGCTACTCTTCACAGTATGCAAGCACTTTTTAGAGCTCAAAAATCTATTCGTTCCCAACGTGCTCGTCGCTCTATGGACAAAGAAAACAGATTTCGCCCCGAAAAATGGCGGAGAAAATCCGTT GATAGGTTTGATGATGCAAGAAGTGAATTCCACAGCAGAAGGCTATCTGCATCTTATGAAATGAACTTGTCTGATGAAAGTCCGAAAATAGTCGAAATCGACACATACAAGCCGAGATCAAGGTCTCGTAGAGTGTACACTGCATTATCCGAATGTAGCGAAGAATTACCGTACCCTCACGCAGTCTCATCGCCTCTTCCGTGTCCAGTTCCAGCTAGAATCTCAATACCAGATTGCAAAAAGAATCAAGATTTTGATTGGTACTTCACGGGCGAAGAATGTAAGTTCTCTACCGCGCAAAGCACGCCAAGGTTTTCAAACTCGGTTCGGGCCAATGTGCCTGTTACACCAGCTAAAAGTGTATGTGGAGATTGCTATTTTAGACCTTACACAAACCACCCCAACTATATGGCAAGCACACAATCTTTTAAGGCCAAATTGAGGTCTCATAGTGCTCCAAAGCAGCGACCGGAGCCAGGACCGAAGAAAAGGCTTTCGTTGAATGAAATAATGGCCGCGAGGAACAGCATAAGTAGCGTTCGGATGCAGCGATCATATTCGCAGTTCGATGAAAGTTTAGATATTTAA